In a genomic window of Methylobacter sp. YRD-M1:
- a CDS encoding PepSY-like domain-containing protein has translation MKTQYLMTVVLGTLLAVATGPANAGEKKLSKDQVPKEVITAFEKAYPHAKGMKFEEETFEGKAAYEVEYKENGKEYEATYSADGTLLQKEEEIDRESLPGPVADAVKKAYPEARIEEVEKLMKPDNTVTGYEVEIKSAGKEIELELDANGNILKTENE, from the coding sequence ATGAAAACCCAATACCTAATGACAGTAGTTCTCGGCACTTTACTGGCGGTGGCAACTGGCCCCGCGAACGCCGGAGAGAAAAAATTGAGCAAAGACCAGGTACCCAAAGAGGTAATCACGGCCTTTGAAAAAGCCTATCCCCATGCCAAAGGCATGAAGTTTGAGGAGGAAACGTTTGAAGGCAAAGCGGCCTATGAGGTGGAATACAAGGAAAATGGCAAGGAATATGAAGCGACCTATAGCGCTGACGGCACCCTGTTACAGAAAGAAGAGGAAATCGATCGCGAATCGCTACCTGGGCCTGTTGCTGATGCCGTCAAAAAAGCTTATCCCGAAGCCAGGATTGAGGAAGTAGAGAAATTAATGAAGCCGGATAATACGGTGACTGGCTATGAAGTCGAGATCAAATCCGCTGGCAAGGAAATCGAACTTGAACTGGATGCTAACGGTAATATTCTGAAAACCGAAAACGAATAA
- the folE gene encoding GTP cyclohydrolase I FolE: MYNGKPFTIETETMEEHFSKIIEAVGEDLNREGLIDTPRRAAKAFKFLNNGYGKTLEEVLNGAIFTADTEDMVIVKDIELYSLCEHHLLPFIGKCHVGYLPKGKVLGLSKIARVVDMYARRLQIQEKLTKQIADAIEIATGARGVAVVIEAKHLCMMMRGIEKQNSVMTTSVMTGVFRKEISTRSEFLNLINR; encoded by the coding sequence ATGTATAATGGCAAGCCTTTTACAATTGAGACTGAAACAATGGAAGAGCATTTTTCCAAAATTATCGAAGCAGTCGGTGAAGACTTAAATCGAGAAGGCCTGATAGATACACCTAGACGGGCAGCTAAGGCCTTTAAATTTCTGAACAACGGCTACGGTAAGACGCTGGAAGAAGTGCTTAACGGCGCTATTTTTACAGCAGACACCGAAGACATGGTTATCGTTAAGGATATTGAACTGTATTCCTTATGTGAGCACCATTTGCTGCCGTTCATTGGCAAATGCCATGTCGGCTATTTGCCAAAAGGCAAAGTACTTGGTTTGTCCAAAATCGCTCGTGTTGTCGATATGTATGCGCGACGCCTGCAAATTCAGGAAAAATTGACCAAGCAAATTGCTGATGCCATTGAGATTGCAACCGGCGCCAGAGGCGTTGCCGTGGTTATCGAGGCCAAGCATTTATGCATGATGATGCGCGGCATCGAAAAACAGAATTCAGTCATGACGACATCGGTAATGACAGGTGTATTTCGCAAAGAGATCAGTACCCGCTCTGAATTCTTAAACCTGATAAACAGGTAG
- the dusA gene encoding tRNA dihydrouridine(20/20a) synthase DusA, with translation MHNTDKYTETKAATNHVFCVAPMLDWTDKHCRYFHRLISQHAFLYTEMVTTGALLHGDRHRFLQFDVTEHPVSFQLGGSHPEDLATCARMVEDYGYDEINLNIGCPSDRVQNGRFGACLMAEPELVAECVAVMRQAVSIPVTVKSRIGIDERDSYEELVHFIATVADAGCRTFIVHARKAWLSGLSPKQNREVPPLRYDIVYQLKNDFPALKIILNGGITTLDQAEEILKHVDGVMIGREAYHNPYLLADVDKRFFAESYEPKSRQEIVMQLIPYIQQQLKTGARLNNISRHILGLFHGETGARGWRRHISENVSTPDADENVILDALKFTAQ, from the coding sequence ATGCATAATACAGACAAATACACAGAAACCAAGGCGGCAACAAATCACGTTTTTTGCGTGGCCCCGATGCTGGACTGGACAGATAAACACTGCCGTTATTTCCACCGTCTGATTTCACAGCATGCCTTCTTGTATACTGAAATGGTTACAACTGGCGCTCTATTACATGGTGATCGTCATCGGTTTTTGCAGTTTGATGTAACCGAGCATCCTGTCTCATTTCAATTGGGCGGGAGCCACCCTGAGGATCTGGCGACTTGTGCAAGGATGGTTGAAGATTATGGATACGACGAGATTAATCTAAACATCGGTTGTCCCAGCGATCGGGTTCAGAACGGCCGCTTCGGCGCCTGCCTAATGGCAGAACCGGAACTTGTCGCTGAGTGCGTAGCGGTGATGCGGCAAGCGGTTTCAATTCCGGTAACGGTCAAATCGAGAATAGGTATTGACGAGCGTGATTCATACGAAGAACTTGTGCATTTTATAGCGACTGTGGCCGATGCCGGTTGCCGCACTTTTATCGTCCACGCCAGAAAAGCTTGGCTAAGCGGCCTGTCGCCCAAGCAAAACCGCGAAGTTCCACCGTTACGCTACGACATTGTCTATCAATTGAAAAATGATTTTCCGGCACTGAAAATTATCCTGAACGGCGGCATCACAACATTGGATCAGGCTGAAGAGATTCTGAAGCATGTCGACGGTGTCATGATCGGTCGAGAAGCCTATCACAATCCGTATCTTCTGGCCGACGTTGATAAGCGTTTTTTTGCCGAGTCCTATGAACCCAAATCACGGCAAGAAATAGTGATGCAATTAATTCCTTATATTCAACAGCAACTTAAAACCGGTGCCCGCTTAAATAATATCTCTCGGCATATTCTGGGCTTGTTTCATGGTGAAACCGGCGCACGAGGCTGGCGCCGACATATCAGCGAAAATGTCAGCACACCCGATGCGGATGAAAATGTCATTTTGGATGCATTAAAATTCACGGCTCAATGA
- the chrA gene encoding chromate efflux transporter, which translates to MNKPDLSQTPPPVTFGQAFRYWLKLGFISFGGPAGQIAIMHQELVEKKRWISERRFLHALNYCMLLPGPEAQQLAIYIGWLMHRTWGGIVAGTLFILPSLFLLIALSWIYVAFGDVMWVAGLFYGIKPAVTAIVLQAAHRIGSRALKNKVLWSIAGLSFLAIFLLQVPFPAIVATAALIGFLGSRIAPEIFRAGGGHNETNQSYGAALIDDDTLRPAHTRFRWPRLTVIVTAGSLLWAVPMAILTAYHGWSHALTQMGWFFSKAALLTFGGAYAVLPYVYQGAVEHYHWLQPQQMIDGLALGETTPGPLIMVVTFVGFVAGWSQALFGAEQLGWTGAIAATLVTYFTFLPSFLFILAGGPLVESTHGNLKFTAPLTSITAAVVGVILNLAVFFAYHVFWPQGFTGRFDGIAVLIGLCALLALFRYKVAVIPVIAASGVAGLLFTFLKPWLIQIGVLL; encoded by the coding sequence ATGAATAAACCCGACTTATCGCAAACACCGCCACCCGTCACGTTTGGACAAGCTTTCAGGTACTGGCTGAAGCTTGGCTTCATCAGCTTTGGCGGCCCCGCCGGGCAGATTGCCATCATGCATCAGGAGTTGGTCGAGAAGAAACGCTGGATTTCCGAGCGCCGCTTTTTGCATGCCTTGAACTACTGCATGCTGCTGCCGGGTCCGGAGGCCCAGCAATTGGCCATTTACATCGGCTGGCTGATGCATCGGACCTGGGGCGGCATTGTCGCAGGCACTTTATTCATCCTGCCGTCACTTTTTCTTTTGATTGCGCTGTCCTGGATCTATGTCGCGTTTGGCGATGTGATGTGGGTAGCTGGCTTGTTTTACGGCATTAAACCGGCGGTGACGGCGATTGTGCTGCAAGCGGCACACCGCATCGGCTCGCGCGCATTGAAAAATAAAGTATTGTGGTCTATCGCCGGCCTGTCTTTTCTGGCCATTTTCCTGTTGCAGGTGCCATTTCCGGCAATTGTTGCCACGGCTGCTCTGATCGGCTTCCTGGGCAGCCGCATTGCCCCGGAGATATTCCGAGCCGGAGGCGGTCATAATGAAACCAACCAGTCTTACGGTGCCGCATTGATCGATGATGATACACTCCGGCCGGCACATACCCGGTTTCGCTGGCCCAGACTGACCGTTATTGTCACTGCCGGCAGCCTGCTCTGGGCCGTTCCAATGGCAATACTCACAGCCTATCATGGCTGGAGCCATGCCTTAACACAGATGGGTTGGTTCTTCAGCAAAGCGGCGCTGCTGACCTTTGGCGGGGCCTATGCGGTGCTGCCTTATGTCTATCAAGGGGCGGTCGAGCATTATCACTGGCTACAGCCTCAGCAAATGATCGACGGGCTGGCGTTGGGCGAAACCACGCCCGGCCCCTTGATTATGGTAGTTACATTTGTCGGTTTCGTGGCCGGCTGGTCGCAGGCGCTATTCGGGGCTGAACAGTTAGGCTGGACCGGTGCGATAGCGGCCACGTTGGTGACCTATTTCACCTTCCTGCCCAGTTTCCTGTTCATTCTGGCGGGCGGTCCTCTGGTCGAATCCACGCACGGCAATCTGAAGTTCACAGCGCCGTTAACCAGCATCACGGCCGCCGTGGTCGGCGTGATTCTAAATCTGGCGGTGTTTTTTGCCTATCACGTGTTCTGGCCGCAAGGTTTTACCGGCCGGTTTGACGGCATTGCCGTCCTGATCGGCCTCTGCGCCTTGCTGGCCTTGTTTCGCTACAAGGTGGCAGTCATCCCGGTCATCGCCGCCAGCGGTGTGGCTGGACTATTGTTCACTTTCCTCAAGCCCTGGCTGATCCAGATAGGAGTTTTGCTATGA
- a CDS encoding chromate resistance protein ChrB domain-containing protein yields MSYSWLIFIVSLPTRNAAGRMRVWRALKALGCGVLRDGVYLLPYHPEFRQTLQLQAEDVAAGGGNAHILALNSETDEQQALFEHFFDRSADYAKLVEGVRQTADMCLQTEDPAKLQKQVHRLRKDFEAIALQDFFPGAAQEQTAAALEDLEHAVHERLVPDEPHAVQQQIKRLQPQDYQHRIWATRQRPWIDRLASAWLIRRFIDSEARIIWLRAPADCPAEALGFDFDGAVFTHVGAKITFEVLLASFGLTKDAALNRIGALVHYLDAGGIPVLEAVGLETLMSGMRQRWTDDDKLLAEAEKIFDAFYQAFQEPTHE; encoded by the coding sequence ATGAGCTATTCCTGGCTAATTTTTATCGTCAGTTTGCCGACGCGCAATGCCGCCGGCCGCATGCGCGTATGGCGAGCGCTAAAAGCGCTGGGCTGCGGCGTGTTGCGCGATGGCGTCTATTTACTGCCCTACCACCCGGAGTTCCGGCAAACGCTTCAGCTTCAGGCGGAAGATGTTGCCGCGGGCGGAGGCAACGCCCATATCCTGGCGTTGAACAGCGAAACCGACGAACAGCAAGCGCTCTTCGAGCACTTTTTCGACCGCTCGGCCGATTACGCGAAACTGGTTGAGGGCGTCCGGCAAACCGCCGACATGTGTCTCCAGACCGAAGACCCAGCCAAACTGCAAAAACAGGTTCATCGGTTGCGTAAAGACTTCGAAGCCATTGCCCTCCAGGATTTTTTCCCTGGTGCAGCACAGGAACAGACCGCGGCGGCTCTGGAAGATCTGGAACATGCCGTCCATGAGCGCCTTGTGCCGGACGAACCCCATGCGGTTCAACAGCAGATCAAGCGGCTCCAGCCTCAGGATTACCAGCATCGAATCTGGGCGACACGCCAGCGGCCGTGGATCGATCGGCTCGCCAGTGCTTGGCTTATCCGGCGCTTCATCGATTCGGAAGCGCGCATCATCTGGCTTAGAGCGCCGGCCGATTGCCCTGCCGAAGCGCTGGGTTTTGATTTCGACGGGGCCGTGTTCACGCATGTGGGGGCGAAAATCACATTTGAAGTTTTACTGGCCAGTTTCGGATTGACAAAGGATGCGGCTTTAAACCGCATCGGCGCCTTAGTGCATTACCTCGATGCAGGGGGGATTCCCGTCCTTGAAGCGGTCGGTCTGGAGACGCTCATGAGCGGGATGCGCCAGCGCTGGACTGATGACGATAAACTGCTGGCCGAAGCAGAAAAGATTTTTGACGCCTTTTATCAGGCTTTTCAGGAACCGACTCATGAATAA